From the Daucus carota subsp. sativus chromosome 8, DH1 v3.0, whole genome shotgun sequence genome, one window contains:
- the LOC108200127 gene encoding alpha-soluble NSF attachment protein — protein MSDQIAKGVEFEKKAEKKLTGWGLFGSKHEDAAELFEKAANCFKLAKSWDQAGAVYVKLAQCHIKLDSKHEAAGSYADAAHSYKKTNTKEAINCLEQAVNLFMEIGRLSMSARYYKEIAELCEQEENLEQAMHFYDKAADLFQSEDVSSSANQCKQKIAQFAAQLEHYQRAIDIYEDIARQSLNNNLLKYGVRGHLLNAGICQLCKKDVVAITNALDRYQELDPTFSGTREYKLLADLAGAVDEVDVAKFTDAVKEFDSMTKLDAWKTTLLLRVKESLKAREEEDEDEDLT, from the exons ATGAGCGATCAGATTGCAAAAGGCGTAGAATTCGAGAAGAAAGCCGAGAAGAAGCTCACTGGCTGGGGCTTGTTCGGCTCTAAACACGAAGACGCCGCCGAGCTCTTCGAAAAAGCAGCTAATTGCTTCAAACTCGCCAAGTCAT GGGATCAAGCCGGAGCTGTGTATGTGAAGTTGGCACAGTGTCATATAAAG CTGGATAGCAAACATGAAGCTGCTGGTTCATATGCCGATGCTGCGCATAGTTATAAGAAGACTAATACCAAAG AAGCCATAAATTGTCTAGAACAAGCAGTAAATCTATTTATGGAGATCGGAAGGCTCAGCATGTCAGCAAGATATTATAAG GAAATTGCTGAATTATGTGAGCAGGAAGAAAACTTGGAGCAGGCTATGCATTTCTATGATAAAGCAGCTGATCTTTTTCAAAGTGAAGATGTATCATCTTCTGCAAACCAGTGCAAACAGAAGATTGCTCAGTTTGCTGCTCAGCTTGAGCA CTACCAGAGAGCAATCGACATATACGAGGACATAGCACGGCAGTCACTAAACAATAACTTGTTGAAGTATGGAGTTAGAGGTCATCTTCTTAATGCTGGCATTTGCCAGCTTTGTAAAAAGGATGTTGTTGCAATTACCAATGCTTTGGACCGATATCAG gaactGGATCCTACTTTCTCAGGAACACGAGAATATAAGTTGCTTGCG GATTTGGCGGGTGCAGTAGATGAAGTAGATGTCGCGAAGTTTACTGATGCAGTCAAGGAATTTGATAGCATGACTAAACTG GATGCTTGGAAGACAACCCTCCTGTTGAGAGTGAAGGAATCGCTCAAGGCCAGGGAAGAAGAAGATGAGGATGAAGATCTTACTTAA